A DNA window from Impatiens glandulifera chromosome 7, dImpGla2.1, whole genome shotgun sequence contains the following coding sequences:
- the LOC124944683 gene encoding histone H4, with translation MSGRGKGGKGLGKGGAKRHRKVLRDNIQGITKPAIRRLARRGGVKRISGLIYEETRGVLKIFLENVIRDAVTYTEHARRKTVTAMDVVYALKRQGRTLYGFGG, from the coding sequence atGTCTGGACGCGGCAAGGGAGGAAAGGGTCTTGGAAAGGGAGGAGCAAAACGTCATCGGAAAGTTCTCCGCGATAACATTCAGGGAATCACCAAGCCGGCTATCAGGCGACTTGCTCGCAGGGGAGGTGTGAAGAGAATTAGCGGTCTCATTTATGAGGAAACTCGCGGTGTTCTTAAAATCTTCCTTGAAAACGTCATCCGTGATGCTGTCACCTATACCGAGCATGCTCGCCGCAAAACCGTGACTGCTATGGATGTTGTCTATGCTCTCAAGAGGCAAGGAAGAACACTTTATGGGTTCGGCGGTTAA